The following are from one region of the Staphylococcus schleiferi genome:
- a CDS encoding zinc ribbon domain-containing protein YjdM encodes MTTAIPNCPKCDSEYTYEDGAAYVCPMCAFEWTKNAVEEAAAVEIIRDANGNELKDGDTVSVIRDLKIKGTSGVIKQGKKVKNIKLVAPEDGHDIDCKIPGFGQMGLKSEVVKKIN; translated from the coding sequence ATGACAACCGCAATTCCAAACTGTCCAAAATGTGATTCAGAATATACTTATGAAGATGGGGCTGCTTATGTTTGTCCGATGTGTGCGTTTGAATGGACAAAAAATGCAGTTGAAGAAGCGGCTGCCGTAGAAATCATTCGTGATGCAAATGGCAACGAACTAAAAGACGGTGACACGGTTTCAGTTATCCGTGATTTAAAAATTAAAGGCACATCAGGCGTCATCAAACAAGGTAAAAAAGTTAAAAATATTAAACTCGTCGCCCCAGAAGATGGTCATGATATTGACTGTAAAATCCCCGGTTTTGGTCAAATGGGCTTAAAATCAGAAGTTGTAAAAAAAATTAACTAA
- a CDS encoding NAD-dependent succinate-semialdehyde dehydrogenase, with the protein MSNLEVKNPSTGEVIATYLYTDEQAIHSKIERAHQAFLSWRDVDAHERSRLLWAWSALIKDNREALARLITLEGGKPYAEALGEVDYAVSYVDWYAEEAKRTYGRTVPANTPDKKIIIDKFPVGVVAAITPWNFPAAMITRKMAPALAAGCTIVCKPATETPMTTIRLVELAHEAGIPEDAISYVLASGKTAGEIFTTHPDVQKVTFTGSTPVGKKLIEQSASTVKNVTMELGGLAPLIVHKDADIDQAVAQTIATKFRNAGQTCICANRIYVHHAIADEYERQLIEQVHALKVGDGMAEDVKVGPLINEKAVEKVIDHLQDAKQHGGQLSRSWDEVKLGGNFINPVVVTQANQEMKCMHEETFGPVAPVMRYEDLDEAIRMANDTEFGLAAYFFTNDYRTGLYIYNHLDYGVIGWNDGGPSAAHAPFGGMKESGYGREGGIEGGIEGGIEGIEPYLETKYLSIKVDDPS; encoded by the coding sequence ATGTCAAATTTAGAAGTCAAAAATCCTTCTACAGGTGAAGTCATTGCAACTTATCTTTATACTGACGAGCAAGCCATTCATTCTAAAATTGAGCGAGCACATCAAGCATTTTTATCGTGGCGTGATGTCGATGCCCATGAACGTTCACGTTTATTATGGGCTTGGTCGGCTTTAATTAAAGACAATCGTGAAGCCTTAGCCCGATTAATTACATTAGAAGGGGGCAAACCTTACGCAGAAGCACTCGGAGAAGTAGATTACGCAGTCTCTTATGTCGATTGGTATGCTGAAGAAGCTAAAAGAACATATGGCAGAACAGTGCCCGCGAATACCCCAGATAAAAAGATTATCATTGATAAGTTTCCAGTAGGGGTGGTCGCAGCAATTACACCATGGAACTTTCCAGCGGCGATGATTACTAGAAAAATGGCACCTGCACTCGCAGCAGGCTGTACAATTGTTTGTAAACCTGCCACTGAGACCCCAATGACGACGATTCGATTAGTTGAACTTGCCCATGAAGCGGGCATACCTGAAGACGCAATTTCATATGTCTTAGCAAGCGGTAAAACAGCAGGCGAAATCTTTACGACACATCCCGATGTCCAAAAGGTTACATTTACAGGTTCAACACCCGTAGGTAAAAAATTAATTGAACAATCTGCCAGTACAGTTAAAAATGTCACAATGGAACTCGGGGGCCTTGCTCCGCTCATTGTACATAAAGATGCTGATATTGACCAAGCGGTTGCGCAAACAATTGCGACTAAATTTAGAAATGCAGGTCAAACTTGTATTTGCGCAAATCGTATTTATGTTCACCACGCGATCGCTGATGAATATGAGCGACAGTTAATTGAACAAGTCCATGCGCTTAAAGTGGGAGATGGCATGGCAGAAGATGTTAAAGTTGGACCGCTCATTAATGAAAAGGCAGTTGAAAAAGTGATTGATCACTTACAAGATGCTAAACAACATGGCGGACAACTATCTAGAAGCTGGGATGAAGTGAAATTAGGCGGTAATTTCATTAATCCAGTCGTTGTCACACAAGCCAACCAAGAGATGAAATGTATGCATGAAGAAACGTTTGGTCCAGTGGCGCCAGTTATGCGTTATGAGGATTTAGACGAAGCCATTCGAATGGCTAATGATACAGAATTTGGACTCGCTGCTTATTTCTTCACGAATGATTATCGTACAGGTTTATATATTTATAATCATTTAGATTACGGTGTGATTGGATGGAATGATGGTGGACCTTCAGCAGCTCATGCCCCCTTTGGTGGCATGAAAGAAAGTGGCTACGGCCGTGAAGGTGGCATTGAAGGCGGCATTGAAGGCGGCATTGAAGGCATAGAACCCTATTTAGAAACTAAATATTTATCTATCAAAGTAGACGACCCGTCTTAA
- a CDS encoding antibiotic biosynthesis monooxygenase, with translation MFMAENKLTLTKGTAQETMQRFHQRQGIETIDGFIEMYVTQTNDLEEFDEVKILTIWQSEQAFKNWLSSDVFKASHKNVRSHREDTESPIIKNKVSTYTIDYHYKK, from the coding sequence ATGTTTATGGCAGAAAATAAATTGACATTAACAAAAGGAACAGCGCAGGAAACGATGCAACGTTTTCATCAACGTCAAGGCATTGAAACGATTGATGGCTTTATAGAAATGTATGTGACACAAACGAATGATTTAGAAGAATTTGATGAAGTAAAAATTTTAACCATTTGGCAATCAGAGCAAGCATTTAAAAATTGGCTTTCTTCAGATGTTTTTAAAGCCTCACATAAAAACGTGAGAAGTCATCGAGAGGACACAGAAAGTCCAATCATTAAAAACAAAGTCTCTACGTATACAATCGACTATCATTACAAAAAATAA